In one Methanosarcinales archaeon genomic region, the following are encoded:
- a CDS encoding TrkH family potassium uptake protein produces MKFKIVLHTLGIILKFLGFLMLIPAIVGYYYSRSDPAEWDSAIIFIYSFVITSVVGVILEYTNRSTEELKNKESFAIVAFGWLAAAMFGALPFLFSGLSPVDSLFESMSGFTTTGATIMTDIESYSNALLFWRSFVQWLGGMGIIMLFLAILPKLAVAGRQLFKAEAPGPTEDKLKPRLIETAKILWMVYVVISAIEVLALLIAGMDVYDALTHTFTTMACGGFSPRADSVAAFGSPLIEGIITFFMFVAGANFALHYRMIYVDRKSLLRDSEFKFYAFIVLGASVLLTLTLWITGTFEGITTSSRYAIFQVVSILTTTGYATHDFNTWPDSSRMILFVLMFIGGCAGSTAGGIKIVRLMLMLKYGYRELFRALQPKIVKPIRLGDRVVPEDVMASIFSFIILYILVFMVSTFIMGLLGLEMLSAASASIVTLGNIGPGFNLVGPWSNFSTIPAVGKLVLIANMWIGRLEIFTVLVLLTRDFWKE; encoded by the coding sequence ATGAAATTCAAGATTGTTTTGCATACCCTGGGAATTATTTTGAAGTTTCTGGGATTTTTAATGCTGATCCCAGCAATAGTGGGTTATTATTATTCAAGGTCAGACCCTGCTGAATGGGATTCTGCCATTATTTTTATTTATTCATTTGTTATCACATCAGTGGTGGGGGTCATACTTGAATACACTAACCGCAGCACTGAAGAGTTGAAAAACAAGGAGAGTTTTGCCATTGTGGCATTCGGCTGGTTAGCAGCTGCAATGTTCGGTGCACTTCCGTTTCTGTTCAGCGGTCTCTCCCCTGTGGATTCCCTGTTCGAGTCAATGTCTGGTTTTACCACCACTGGTGCAACAATAATGACTGATATTGAATCCTATTCAAATGCACTGCTTTTCTGGCGCAGTTTTGTCCAGTGGCTGGGCGGTATGGGTATCATTATGCTGTTCCTGGCTATTCTGCCCAAACTGGCAGTGGCAGGCCGGCAGCTGTTCAAAGCAGAGGCGCCTGGACCCACAGAGGATAAACTCAAGCCCAGGCTGATCGAGACTGCAAAGATACTCTGGATGGTGTATGTGGTAATATCAGCTATTGAAGTATTAGCACTGCTGATTGCCGGAATGGATGTGTATGATGCCCTGACCCACACGTTTACCACCATGGCTTGCGGTGGATTCTCACCCCGCGCCGATTCTGTTGCAGCCTTTGGCAGTCCTTTGATCGAAGGTATTATTACCTTCTTCATGTTCGTTGCAGGGGCCAACTTTGCACTGCATTACAGAATGATTTATGTGGACCGGAAAAGTCTGCTGCGTGATAGCGAATTTAAATTCTATGCCTTTATCGTGTTGGGTGCATCAGTACTATTGACATTGACACTCTGGATTACAGGGACTTTTGAGGGAATTACCACATCTTCCAGATATGCCATTTTCCAGGTGGTATCGATCCTGACCACTACAGGATATGCAACCCATGATTTCAATACCTGGCCCGACTCGTCTCGGATGATATTGTTTGTCCTTATGTTCATTGGTGGATGTGCCGGTTCCACAGCTGGTGGTATCAAGATCGTAAGGCTAATGTTAATGTTGAAATACGGATATCGGGAACTGTTCAGAGCTCTGCAGCCTAAGATTGTAAAACCTATCAGGTTGGGAGACAGGGTGGTACCCGAAGATGTTATGGCAAGTATTTTTTCATTTATCATACTATATATACTGGTGTTTATGGTCAGCACTTTTATTATGGGCCTACTTGGTCTGGAGATGCTGAGTGCAGCTTCTGCATCCATTGTGACCCTTGGCAATATCGGGCCCGGTTTCAACCTTGTGGGGCCGTGGTCAAATTTTAGCACCATACCTGCGGTGGGGAAACTTGTGCTGATAGCAAATATGTGGATAGGCAGGCTGGAAATATTTACTGTGCTTGTGCTTTTGACAAGGGATTTCTGGAAGGAATGA
- a CDS encoding DNA-directed RNA polymerase subunit H encodes MKSPKSPKSFSLLNHQIVPEHILLSDNDANLVLKKYDIEKEQLPKIKITDPVIKEINAQVGEIVKIIRKSQTAGEAEFYRLVIE; translated from the coding sequence ATGAAAAGTCCGAAAAGTCCGAAGAGTTTTAGTTTATTGAATCATCAAATAGTGCCTGAGCATATTTTATTATCAGATAATGATGCAAATCTAGTTCTAAAAAAATATGATATAGAAAAGGAACAGTTGCCAAAAATAAAAATCACTGATCCGGTTATTAAGGAAATAAATGCCCAGGTAGGCGAGATAGTCAAAATAATAAGAAAAAGCCAGACAGCCGGTGAAGCTGAATTCTACAGGTTGGTAATTGAATAA